One window from the genome of Paenibacillus sp. encodes:
- a CDS encoding YesL family protein translates to MEFRGLMGGFYRISEWIMRLSVTNVLWILTAFPVFVLMLPLFMAESEQQIQQIFFLIAVLSPFTLFPSTSAMFSLARKWVMGDGDVPLLKTFFRSYKENYLQSMIGGLLFMVLLAVLFFNFRFYSGLEGYAGLLAYLFIALSVMTLLAMFNFFCIVVHLHMKTLQVVKNALLITIGQPVRSLLIGISSFAVLYISLTQFTFLLPFFTGSLIAVVTFWHFHNGFRKIVTKQEELEAKRAEEAEAQNSAEPEADTSEERKS, encoded by the coding sequence GTGGAATTTCGCGGACTGATGGGCGGCTTTTATCGCATCTCGGAATGGATCATGCGCTTATCGGTGACGAACGTACTTTGGATTTTGACGGCGTTTCCGGTATTCGTGCTCATGCTGCCGTTGTTTATGGCGGAGAGCGAGCAGCAAATTCAGCAAATCTTTTTCCTCATCGCGGTGCTTTCGCCGTTTACGCTCTTCCCTTCGACTTCGGCGATGTTCTCGCTGGCTCGCAAATGGGTGATGGGGGACGGGGACGTTCCGCTGCTGAAGACGTTTTTCCGCTCGTATAAGGAAAATTATTTGCAAAGCATGATCGGCGGCCTGCTGTTTATGGTGCTGCTCGCGGTGCTGTTTTTCAACTTCCGGTTCTACTCGGGGTTGGAAGGGTATGCCGGATTGCTCGCGTATTTGTTCATTGCGCTCTCAGTAATGACGCTGCTCGCCATGTTTAACTTCTTCTGCATCGTCGTTCACCTCCATATGAAGACGCTGCAGGTCGTGAAGAACGCGTTGCTGATTACGATCGGGCAGCCGGTCCGTTCGCTGTTGATCGGCATCTCGAGCTTCGCGGTGCTGTATATCAGCTTGACGCAATTTACGTTCCTGCTCCCGTTCTTCACGGGAAGCTTGATCGCCGTCGTGACGTTCTGGCATTTCCATAACGGATTCCGCAAAATCGTGACGAAGCAGGAAGAGCTGGAAGCGAAGCGAGCGGAAGAAGCCGAGGCGCAAAACAGCGCGGAGCCCGAAGCGGACACGTCCGAGGAACGTAAGTCT